One segment of Penaeus chinensis breed Huanghai No. 1 chromosome 14, ASM1920278v2, whole genome shotgun sequence DNA contains the following:
- the LOC125032274 gene encoding uncharacterized protein LOC125032274 translates to MNTKVLILLGLAALVAADSRESFESGEAKYDFNWAVKHDDSGNDFGHQEGPQWRRHSGILLRAAPRRPPADRQVRRGRRRRIRGRSELRGRGSLPRFIRVK, encoded by the exons ATGAATACTAAG GTCCTTATCCTTCTGGGTCTCGCAGCCCTTGTTGCCGCCGACAGCCGA GAATCTTTCGAATCTGGTGAGGCCAAATATGACTTCAATTGGGCCGTTAAGCACGACGACTCTGGAaacgacttcggccaccaggaAGGCCCGCAATGGAGACgacactcagggatcctactacgtgcagctccccgacggccgcctgcagaccgtcagGTACGTCGTGGACGGCGACGACGGATACGTGGCCGAAGtgaactacgagggcgaggctcgttaCCCCGATTCATACGAGTCAAATGA
- the LOC125032267 gene encoding pro-resilin-like yields the protein MSYQQVFVLLCLAAAVAADSLESFESYESGEAKYDFNWAVKHDDSGNDFGHQEARDGDHTQGSYYVQLPDGRLQTVRYVVDGDDGYVAEVNYDGEARYPDSYESNESK from the exons ATGTCTTATCAACAGGTCTTCGTCCTCCTCTGTCTGGCAGCCGCTGTTGCTGCTGACAGCCTG GAGTCCTTTGAGTCCTACGAGTCAGGTGAAGCGAAATACGACTTCAACTGGGCTGTCAAACACGATgactccggcaacgacttcgggCACCAGGAGGCACGTGACGGTGACCacacacagggatcctactacgtgcagctccccgacggtcGCCTGCAGACCGTCAGATACGTCGTGGACGGCGACGACGGGTATGTGGCTGAAGTGAACTACGATGGCGAGGCTCGTTACCCCGATTCATACGAGTCCAATGAATCAAAATAG